Below is a genomic region from Sander vitreus isolate 19-12246 chromosome 15, sanVit1, whole genome shotgun sequence.
CTtgagttacattccaccactgccctcattttagtttaaaaaaaaataattgtgtgtgtgtgtgagaaaatgaTTTGAATCAGTAATCCTCATAGGGTTCCGTGTAGCTGGTGGTCTGCGGGCGAGGAATGGTGTAATCTTTGTTAGGGTCGATGTTCTGAAACACGCAGAAACATGGAATCACACATTCATCATGTCAGTGCAGTTAACAACCCTTATGATGAACTGTGCTTTCATTAACCTTACAATATGACTGAGCCATAATTGCCTGCAGTAGCGAAAGGTCATGCCGCTTAATTGCAGAGCATGATGTGAAGTCAGATTGTTAATCCTAAATTGGCTTATTACTCACTGTCACAGCGAATCCAGACTCGTAGGGTGATCGCAGAGATTTCGCCGTCCTCCTGCCTgaagggagacacacacacacacacatacatgataCAGTTGAGATACTTCATTTTACACAGTGAGAGCTGAGTTTTGTAATGTTGGACATCAGCTCCGTATTCATTCTGGCTTGTAGTTATAATCCAGCATGATAAAGGACGTCTTTTAGTGAATCTGGGGTTGCTGGTCAGACTCTGTCGTGgttactttgttttgtttgcttgtaGAGTAGCATAGTAGTAGCATTTCTACATTTTAGCTGTGTTGTTATTTGTACAGGAAGTGGCCGAAAAACCACGTTTTTccctttacaaatgaaaagtttgATTCATAAGCAGTAAAACCCACTAATGCTCAATCAAATATGCTCTGGGGTTTTGTTGCTACAGCCTTTCTCTGTCTGGTTTGACCACTAGCTTATGGCGGCTAATGCTAATCAGATAAAGATATTGCTGTGTAATTGACATTAGTCAGTTTGCTAACCTTATAACTCTTCTCTAATGGTGCTACTGTTTTATCAATTACTATTATTCTCTAGTAGTCACTTGTGGCcacggggtcagccctatgttcccacatttctaagatttttcttaaaattaggccctatgagggttagggttaaaatcTTAgagatgtgggaacatagggctgtgggaacaggCATGCTCCCACTGCCACAGTTCAGAAAAAGTCACTAACTCTGGAAAAACTGCTACAAGATGAGTTCTGCTTCTATCAGGTTGCATGCCAGTTTGTGTCATTGTTGTGCCGGCATTTACAACTAATGTGGTTGTTAATGTGGCTTTATATAATGAGGTGTTTTTATTGTTCTTGGAGTTGAAACAGTAGTCGCTAGATCGATCTACTATTTTGATAACTAGTCAATCGTCTAAAGGAACAGTGTATGGGATTTAGGGGGATCTATTGTCAGAAATGAAATATACTACTCATAATTATGTTATCATTATTGTATAATGAAAAAATGGTTGTGTTTTATCTTAGAATAAGCCCTTCATATCTACATAGGGTTACCTGAAGGCCACCGTATGTTCTCTACATGCTTGGGAAGAAAGGCATGAGTGGAGCGgtattggttggttggttgcaATCTGCAACCTCGCCACCAGATGCCATTAAATCCTAGGTCCTTTAGGTATCTTTTAAGAAACGGTACCAAAATTTGGTTGGTGGTGCTCAAATGTGATTATTTACTGGTTCTTTGTCAACTGTGGtaataaatgaaatatctttGGCTTTTGATTGTTGGTTCggacatagtctatatccacgaccttccacctcagggattgctctggtgctgccggaaattccacttGATCACGCTCTTATCGCCTGGATTTCtattaccttcctctttctttgtgttggcgttctaacctccggtggatttgtgaggactatggttaactgctcctcagatctctgcagggtaaatccagacagctagctagactatctgtccaaactgagttttctgttgcacgactaaaacatttgaacgtacacatgttccaaccaaaacaagttccttcccgagactattttgcagcgacaccgtggctccgtccagagcttagcgccgcccaagacgattgtgattggtttccagaaatgccaataaaccagagcacgtttttctcccatcccagaatgctgtgtggactagccagaccctcctctgcagcgctgtggaggaaggtctggcaatgcgagactagttcgGACCAAACAAGCAATATAAGGATATCACGTAGTGACGGGGATTTTACCctattttctaatattttattgacagaaaattaattgattaatagattaagaattgttagttgcagccttaaatGACAcatataatgctcattttcagattcatacttgtattttgggtttctactagaccATGTTTGCCTGCttcaatgttcaaaaaacactttatttttctcatactgtctgtctgaatatacctgcagtctccctctgtctgaaacgctccgttttagcgcctctttaagcccctcccccctgaAAAAGCCCTGTCTGTTTTGATTGGCTTGTGAGAAAAATATGGTGCACCTTTGCAAAGGTAGTTCTCTAGCCGTGTGTGGCTACTCAGATGATGGGCGAAATAATCTAATGAGCTTGCATGCGacattagcctggttgacaccagacccttctcagttgtaactgagagtgggtctggggaaggttcattcacagcccatttccaaaggggcgtcaccaacggacgccgctcaaatgcctctcaGCGCagttggatagtccttcaacctatcagaccaacgatccgggtgacgtagcagcgaaaaattggaaatgggcttgaatgagctcttggccagacggacttccagagcaaatctcaaatttgcctgaagttcgtcagggttttcccaggctaatgTGACATAGGAAGGGAAGCCAAATCTGAATAGCTTGTTGAATCCCATGTGTTCTGATCTAGGCATCCTGGgttgtcttatttcacagtttgtgaGTTGGTAGGCACTCCAGATAACCAAATGTATGTGCGCAAGCACTgaaaagtgagtttttcatCATATGTCTCCTTTAATTATTTGTACACCCCCTTAAGCATGATTCACAACCTTTCAATTAAGCACCACTCAGTTTGGCTAATGAGGACAGCTTCTCACCTCTCCTGTTCTCACTATCACTCTCATAGCTTCCGTTTTCTTTCCCTTCCTTCGGGCTGGCCAGTCCTGGTATATCAGCGCTGGGGCTGGTCCAGCCTGCAAAGCTCAGAGGGATGTCCTTGGACCTGGCCTCCCCCCTGCAGAAGAAGGCCATCTGGGCCAACCCGTGCCCCATCAGTAACACCCAGCCGTTTGCCACCAAGGCGATGCTAAGCACCGGGTCATCCCACTGCGGCCGGTGGCCCACCTCCGGGTTCCCCCTGATGAGCAAGGTGATCCACACCACCCAGATGCAGGCGGAGAGAAACAGCGTGAGGCAGAGCAGCGCGGCCTGTGTTTGGCTCTGCTGGCGCACGGCCCCCGTGTAGCTGTAGCTGTATGTGAAGCAGGAGCGGTGCAGGAAGTGCAGGGCGAGGATCAGGCCGATAGCCAGGAGGCACATCACGTAGATCTGCAGCATGACAAATTCCTCCTGGCTGTACTCGCAAGGTTTCTGGTCCCGGACCAACACTACAATCAACCACTGGGTAGAGATGATAACCTGCACGGTGGAGAGCCCCAGCGCCAGGGCGGGCTCCCCCCAGCCCCGGGCCGCTGCGAAGCCCAGCAGAGCGAGGCAGCGGGCCAGCAGGCAGGAGAAAGCAAGGGAGAAGAGCACGCTGAAGAGGAAGAGCCTGGTGGGGCAGGTCTGAGGGGTGAGGCGGATGATGAAGGAGAAGGAGGTGGCAAAGATCCCAGCTGTGGCCAACAAGTACATGGACATGCAGGCCACGGTGCCTCCGATGCTGCTGCGCTGGTTCCTCGATGAAATACAGATGCACAGGGACCAGAGCAGCAGGGCTAGGAGGAGACCAATGCTGAACAGGAAGCCTGAAGTAGCCAGGGTCTCCACAACAATACCCCACGCTGCCCGGCGGTCACACAGGTACCTGTAGATGGGGTTCAGTTCTGGGCCGCAGCCTGGCACACCCTTCAGGGAAGTACCATCTGAGGAAGTGGTTGGGGGGTTGGTTGTGGCATTGATTGAGCTGCTGTTGGTTGACTGGCATAGACATGTGAGAGGGAcatagaagaggaggaggaggggaaggatGGGGAAAATGCATTTGTGCTTCTCTGGTAAAAAAGCCATCTTCATTTGGAGGAATCCACTGGGGGATTCAGTCCTTCCTTTTAAATGTCCTTTTGATACACACACTCTTTTCTCCTTAAGATATATTCTCCTGaaacaaaagacacacaaaatatttcaaaaaacatcaacGGCGCAAAACAAAGCAGGATGAAACAGAAGACAAGATAACACAGAGGTCACAACATGGAAAAAAGGGAGAGTGGTTTGACAGGTGGAGTGAAGAGTGCAGGAGGAGGGAGTGCACAAACGTGCCAGAGCAAGGCAGAGGAGCGTGTTAGCCAGGGATAAGAATGGAGGAAAAAACAACTGCAACATGGAAGTGAAGCTGGGACAGAGCAGCAGACCTGAAAGGTAACTATTCTGCTGCATCAGCTCTATGATCAGGTTTGTATGCAGCACAGATTGGAGGTGGGAGATATTCACTCCTGATAGCTGATCACCACTTCCTCCAGCCTGTAACAAGAGCCTTTGTTTCAGCGTCAGAGAATCAAAGATGACCTTTAGTAGGATTGTCACGCGATAAATATGACCCAGGCCCTCAACTTTGCCCTAACAATGGCCTTCATTTGTATAGTCAGGAGATCATACAGCACACCACTTGTTCCATCCTAATAAAAGGGCATGGAGGTTTTTGATCAACCTATTAATGACATTTCTACGATGATTGTAATCCAGTTATTGTAGCTGTCATTAGACACAATTGTTAACATGGAGTGCACATAAATTCCAGAAATATATTCAGTATTATAAGGACAATAGATTATTTATGTCACAATAAGAGGGCATCTCCGACGCAGGATCAaaacttttattaaaaaaaaaccccaaaaaacaggaaaacttaccttttttttctcctttgggATATGAGAGTGAACACTTCTAAAAGTCTTGATTAAAGTTTGGCTGGACGCGTTGCAATAAACGGCCGCTTAATGCGCCTCCTATCCTGATGATGTTCCCATATCTCTGCCAACCCGAGGTAACAGGAAGAGCTAAAGGACAAGTGGGAAGCGATGGGAGTCTCTGAGGTCTGAAGTCACCGGGAGAGAAGAAATGTTTTCACCAACAGGTTGGGCAAGGCAGAGAAACCTGCAGCCCAACTCATACCCTCCTGTCAGACCcctcctgtctctctgtgtccctcCCTCAGACACACCTGGAGGTGATGatgcacacagtcacacacacacacacacacacacagggagggagagtgagTTCACCCCTCCACAAAGGAATTTGCATCCCTTGACCTGATAACTGTGCACTTTATGTGGAGTAACAGGAGTGTGTTGAGCTTGTTTTTGTAAGGGAGTTAAGGTGAGAGTCCAACTGAGTCATCCCAGTCTCATCGGGATACAGAACAGGACCGGCCATCACCTTGGTTACCCTTAAATCACAGCAACAACATTTGGAATCGGCGAGTTAGCCGCAGGGGGAGTTGCATCAAGAATAGAGTTGTGGGAGTGCTTTCAACCGTTGTCTTTTACAAGCCCATACGTACCGCCTCAACTCATGCCTGTACAAGCACAGAGTTTACAGGGTGTGTTCGCTTGAACCTTAAGTCACTCTTCAACTGTAAAGTCACTGTAGTGTGCAAAACACAGCTTTGTCTTCATCAagtgtgtttgctgtgtgtgtgtgtgtgtgtgtgggtgtgggtgtggctcgatggtgttttaagcccccaacgtcgacttcaagacAGCGCTGcaaccgtcgacttcaaggcacctaaccataaccgtaaccttaaccattgcctaatcctagtgccttccaggtagcgctgcctggaagacgacgtcaGGGGCTTAAAACACTTGTGTGTGGTAGGTAACAACATTAATGTCTATTATATCTACTGAATAGTTCAAACTTAAAGTCTCCCTGCTGTATCCCTTAATACTGGAGGAATTTAAGCATGACAATCATTTATTTTCCCACACAAATCCCTGTCACTGGCTTAAGGTTGGGCTGGAATGAGAAGGAGTGAACCATTTGTGTTGAGATTATCAGTCACTCAGTGCTGATAGCAGGTCATTATTTTGAAAGAGGAACCGCAGCAACCCTAGTGTCTGACAAAAAGTTGTTGACGGACAACAGTGTTAAAGGATGTTGGCAGAATGTGTTTCTGTGGTGAATTTTACAGTTTAAGCCAGTAGGCCAGATTTGATAGGGCCCGGCGACCATTTTCTAATTcacaatgaaaatatatttattcacacTGGGAATTTCTTTTTGGACAAACATATTTTGAATATAAATAAGCTTCCAGAGTGCATacaaaaatcatgaaaaaacaGTGGATGGGCTAAACCCTGAAAGTCCTCAAGTCCTAGGAACGCGCCTGCGTACTAATCtcagttaataaaaaaaataaaataaagaatttcAAAGAGAGATGTGTTATGGGCTTTTTAAAGCTTATTCAATGTATCTGTTAAATACTATTAATGTTTGCTTATTAACTGGCCCATGGCCATCCTGTCATTTTGCAGAAATGGCCCCTGGGCAAAGCAAGTTGAAATATCGTAACTTTTCAAACCAATTTCTGTTTTGGGCCTTTTTAGCGACACTAGCGGCATTAGTTTATGGGAGGTGATGTCgttctgtgtctgtcagtcagttggCCAGTctgtcggtccaccactttggtccagactgatgTATCTCAGCAACTATTCGATAAATTGCTAATGAATTTTGAACAAACATTGAAttaatcccctgacttttcctctagtgcaggggtcttcagtgttttttgggccagggaccccttagctgaaagagagacggagcagggacccaccacatattgtattaaattgagttgcatattaaactgggcctacaataacgtgtaggacGGCCTGAAGTCTTTATACATACCATTTGATGgtacatacaatactaagctattaaaataataatcattgacattcattcatatatttatacatcatatttaatgttaaacatatatgtagcacagtgaatccttaagcttaactgtatctggcTACCTTAGTGGCAACCTTACCTACAGGCCAATAAGCatgtcatcaatgttgtgtacatttttgctaataatatgttggactcatgtttatgtatattttcagacatattacCTTTTACATTTaccttaacttttttttttaaatgattgaaCAATAACTTGGCCCCTCCCTGcataactctgaggaccccctgttgaagatctctgctctagtGCTACCATTAGGTTGacatgcttcttctttttttaatgaaatgtctcAAAAGCAAtgagatggattgccatgaaatgtgatacagacattcatgtccccctcaggatgaattgctATAACTTTGGTGAccctttaaaggtcctatgacatgttgctttttggatgcttttatataggcctcagtggtcccctaatactgtatctgaagtctcttttatataggccttagtggtcccctaatactgtatctgaagtctcttttatataggccttagtggtcccctaatactgtatctgaagtctcttttatatagaccttagtggtcccctaatactgtatctgaagtctcttttatataggccttagtggtcccctaatactgtatctgaagtctcttttatataggccttagtggtcccctaatactgtatctgaagtctcttttatatagaccttagtggtcccctaatactgtatctgaagtctcttttatataggccttagtggtcccctaatactgtatctgaagtctcttttatataggccttagtggtcccctaatactgtatctgaagtctcttttatatagaccttagtggtcccctaatactgtatctgaagtctcttttatatagaccttagtggtcccctaatactgtatctgaagtctctttccctaaattcagccttggtgcagaattacagccactagagccagtcccacaatgagctttccttaggatgtgccatttctgtgtctgtagctttaaatgctattgaggaggagagggggggcaaggtggagggtgggggtgt
It encodes:
- the LOC144530807 gene encoding retinoic acid-induced protein 3, which produces MKMAFLPEKHKCIFPILPLLLLFYVPLTCLCQSTNSSSINATTNPPTTSSDGTSLKGVPGCGPELNPIYRYLCDRRAAWGIVVETLATSGFLFSIGLLLALLLWSLCICISSRNQRSSIGGTVACMSMYLLATAGIFATSFSFIIRLTPQTCPTRLFLFSVLFSLAFSCLLARCLALLGFAAARGWGEPALALGLSTVQVIISTQWLIVVLVRDQKPCEYSQEEFVMLQIYVMCLLAIGLILALHFLHRSCFTYSYSYTGAVRQQSQTQAALLCLTLFLSACIWVVWITLLIRGNPEVGHRPQWDDPVLSIALVANGWVLLMGHGLAQMAFFCRGEARSKDIPLSFAGWTSPSADIPGLASPKEGKENGSYESDSENRRGRRTAKSLRSPYESGFAVTNIDPNKDYTIPRPQTTSYTEPYEDY